The Neoarius graeffei isolate fNeoGra1 chromosome 7, fNeoGra1.pri, whole genome shotgun sequence genome includes a region encoding these proteins:
- the LOC132889445 gene encoding uncharacterized protein LOC132889445: MCKRKLIVPTSTRWNSFYDALSCITDIPSPELNSLCSSLGIKSLTEREYIFLKEYCTVMKPLTVALDILQGEDNCYYGSLLPTLETLMSRTLVLRNGLSRMTAGLPDVIVEAIKTRFAPVLDSKDALLAAVTLPKFKVRWLRENERREAAKNLLLAECCAHASVLHAPVLGNKTPAASYSTVAEKEFFDFDEEENTSSFSCDTEVIEYLQSGSEMEVLNRFPHLKKISLKLNTATPSSAPVERLFSLGGLVLTPRRNRLSDNRFERLLLMRYNHCFSGEHPQ; this comes from the exons ATGTGTAAAAGAAAACTTATCGTGCCAACATCAACTAGATGGAATTCGTTCTATGACGCCCTGTCATGCATCACGGACATCCCTTCGCCAGAACTGAACTCTCTGTGTAGCAGTCTGGGTATTAAATCCTTAACTGAACGGGAATATATTTTTCTGAAGGAATACTGCACTGTTATGAAACCTCTCACAGTAGCGTTGGACATTCTGCAAGGGGAGGACAACTGCTACTACGGTAGTCTGCTACCCACACTGGAGACTTTAATGTCCAGGACCTTGGTGCTACGAAATGGGCTCTCCCGGATGACAGCAGGTCTGCCAGATGTCATAGTTGAG GCCATCAAAACGAGATTTGCACCAGTGCTCGACAGCAAAGATGCCCTCCTCGCTGCCGTGACGTTGCCAAAGTTTAAAGTGCGATGGCTGAGGGAGAACGAGAGGAGAGAAGCCGCGAAGAATTTACTGCTTGCAGAGTGTTGTGCTCACGCTTCAGTTCTTCATGCGCCCGTTTTGGGGAATAAGACTCCCGCCGCCTCCTACAGCACTGTGGCTGAGAAGGAGTTCTTTGACTTTGACGAGGAGGAAAACACGTCTTCGTTCAGCTGTGACACAGAAGTCATAGAGTATTTGCAATCGGGGTCAGAGATGGAAGTACTTAATCGGTTTCCTCATCTAAAAAAGATATCACtgaaattaaacacagctaccccATCTAGTGCGCCAGTCGAGAGGCTGTTCAGTCTGGGTGGTCTCGTGCTGACGCCTAGAAGAAACAGgttgtcagacaacagatttgaaAGACTGCTCCTCATGCGCTACAATCATTGCTTTAGTGGGGAGCACCCCCAGTAA